The following are encoded together in the Salvia hispanica cultivar TCC Black 2014 chromosome 6, UniMelb_Shisp_WGS_1.0, whole genome shotgun sequence genome:
- the LOC125193962 gene encoding protein FAR1-RELATED SEQUENCE 5-like, producing MDSGLGVGVRDSSADAVIGECDPTALVDASVNQIREVSSFSYDAEGVFVGEDVSLSREASSTEKDGMDVDSESTYSCLNSSSSEEKGFDSNGKHEFASQNGCLNNDTNHECQSPTICISGNNGRDIEGEQDNRSSGVSSDNQLGMDTDDKRVFIAETPSNASSGSIQDVRDEADEYIVPELGVEFVTEEHAHKCYNRYALIEGFSIRKDFVNKSKVTGLVVSRRYTCHRQGYGSSKRDMNTKPRKETRTGCLAHMTITRQTNGKYRVIHFETRHNHEFVTPFTAHLLPSQKRISFVEAVEAESAAAPVPDGVPKLGMGFESEDHAYEFYNAYAGRLGFSIRKDYVNRSKVDGAVASRRYTCFREGYRQNDKRGLKVKRPRKETRVGCMAQLVISRQADGRYRVTHFEERHNHELVPACKVRMLRSQRRSMTNQIVEASASGASDMLPKSVAEMLLTGVGGQDDPIFDPIDHEMNLTSKRAWNMTHEEAESFHQYFQSKNLKDPSFVYAVQLDVEEEMTNFFWADEKMLVDYGDFGDVVCFDTTYRLNKDWRPLVLFLGINNHKQILVFGAGFLYDDTAQSFKWLLRTFIKTMSGKIPKTVLSDKDAVLSQVISSELPKTQHGLCTWQIYQNALKHLNQVVASSDSFSSDLCGCFLHSDEEDFVNSWKVMLDAYSLWENEWLHGVFEERVKWALPYSKHIFSADIETTLLSECSIASLKKYVKHESHILQFVKHFGRVVNDWRYKELEANYDMGQHMPRLMGDVIMLKQVREIYTPIILKAFHQEYENSLNILINQCMDAMSSVEYKVSTYGEVRQYTVLYSLEDDLVACNCMKFESGGILCSHALKVLDYRNIKIVPSRYILKRWTRDARA from the coding sequence ATGGACTCTGGCCTTGGTGTTGGGGTGAGGGATAGTTCTGCGGATGCGGTCATAGGGGAATGTGATCCTACTGCACTAGTGGATGCTAGTGTGAATCAGATACGTGAAGTTTCAAGCTTCTCGTATGATGCTGAGGGGGTCTTTGTTGGTGAAGATGTGTCGTTGAGTCGGGAAGCTTCTTCTACTGAGAAAGATGGTATGGATGTGGATAGTGAGAGCACATATAGCTGCCTCAATTCTTCGTCATCAGAGGAAAAAGGTTTTGATAGCAATGGTAAACATGAGTTCGCGAGCCAAAATGGTTGTTTAAACAATGATACCAATCACGAGTGTCAGAGTCCTACGATATGCATCAGTGGCAATAATGGGAGAGATATTGAGGGTGAGCAAGATAACCGTAGTTCTGGTGTTTCCTCCGACAATCAGCTGGGAATGGATACTGATGATAAACGAGTTTTTATAGCTGAAACCCCTTCTAATGCCTCATCTGGATCCATTCAAGATGTAAGAGATGAAGCTGACGAGTACATAGTGCCGGAACTTGGGGTGGAGTTTGTAACTGAGGAGCATGCGCACAAGTGTTACAATAGATATGCTCTGATTGAAGGTTTCAGCATCCGAAAAGATTTTGTTAATAAAAGTAAGGTTACTGGCTTGGTCGTATCAAGGAGGTATACATGCCACAGACAAGGCTATGGATCCAGTAAGCGTGATATGAACACAAAACCCCGGAAAGAAACAAGAACTGGTTGTCTAGCTCACATGACCATTACACGTCAAACAAATGGCAAATATCGTGTCATCCATTTTGAGACAAGGCACAATCATGAGTTTGTGACACCATTCACAGCCCATTTGCTACCATCTCAGAAGCGGATATCCTTTGTTGAGGCTGTTGAGGCCGAATCAGCTGCTGCTCCAGTGCCAGATGGAGTTCCAAAGCTGGGTATGGGTTTTGAATCGGAGGATCATGCTTATGAATTCTACAATGCATATGCTGGGAGACTAGGTTTCAGTATTCGAAAGGATTATGTGAACAGGAGTAAAGTAGATGGAGCTGTGGCATCTAGAAGATATACTTGTTTCAGAGAAGGTTATAGGCAGAACGACAAAAGAGGTTTAAAAGTGAAGAGACCTCGAAAGGAAACCAGAGTTGGGTGCATGGCACAATTAGTCATTTCTCGTCAGGCTGATGGTAGATACCGTGTTACCCACTTTGAAGAACGCCACAATCATGAGCTTGTACCTGCCTGTAAAGTTCGCATGCTGCGATCACAGAGGAGGTCTATGACAAATCAAATTGTGGAAGCATCTGCATCTGGAGCTTCTGATATGCTGCCAAAGTCAGTTGCTGAGATGTTACTAACAGGAGTAGGAGGTCAGGATGATCCCATTTTTGATCCCATAGATCATGAGATGAATCTTACATCCAAACGTGCGTGGAACATGACGCATGAAGAAGCTGAAAGTTTCCACCAGTATTTCCAGAGCAAGAATCTGAAGGATCCATCTTTTGTTTATGCTGTACAACTTGATGTTGAAGAGGAAATGACCAATTTCTTCTGGGCCGACGAGAAGATGCTGGTGGACTATGGGGATTTTGGTGATGTAGTTTGCTTTGATACAACATACCGTCTCAACAAAGATTGGCGGCCTTTAGTCCTGtttcttggaataaataatcATAAGCAGATACTGGTCTTCGGTGCTGGATTTCTTTATGATGACACAGCTCAGTCTTTCAAGTGGCTACTGAGAACTTTCATAAAAACAATGTCCGGAAAAATCCCAAAGACTGTTCTCTCTGATAAAGATGCTGTTTTATCGCAAGTAATCAGCTCTGAACTGCCTAAAACTCAACACGGGTTATGCACATggcaaatatatcaaaatgcaCTCAAACATCTCAACCAAGTAGTTGCCAGCTCAGATTCTTTTTCCAGCGATCTATGTGGTTGCTTTCTCCACTCGGATGAGGAAGACTTTGTTAACTCCTGGAAAGTCATGCTGGATGCTTACAGTCTATGGGAAAACGAGTGGTTGCATGGCGTATTTGAAGAGAGAGTGAAGTGGGCTTTGCCATACAGCAAGCATATATTTTCAGCTGACATAGAAACTACTCTCCTCTCTGAGTGCTCTATCGCTAGCCTGAAAAAGTACGTGAAGCACGAATCGCATATTCTCCAGTTTGTCAAGCATTTTGGAAGGGTGGTAAACGACTGGCGCTACAAAGAATTGGAAGCTAACTATGACATGGGCCAGCACATGCCAAGACTGATGGGAGACGTCATAATGCTGAAGCAGGTAAGGGAAATATACACGCCCATCATTTTAAAAGCATTTCACCAAGAATACGAAAACTCTCTCAACATCTTGATCAACCAATGCATGGATGCAATGTCCTCAGTCGAGTATAAAGTCAGTACATATGGTGAGGTTCGTCAGTACACTGTTTTATACAGCTTAGAAGATGATTTAGTTGCTTGCAATTGTATGAAGTTCGAGTCTGGAGGAATTTTGTGTAGCCATGCACTGAAAGTGCTAGACTATAGGAATATAAAGATAGTCCCTAGCCGATATATATTGAAGCGTTGGACCAGAGATGCAAGGGCATGA